In Candidatus Parvarchaeota archaeon, the following are encoded in one genomic region:
- a CDS encoding acyltransferase: protein MRNLVEHRSCKLNSLAQWHVAKNPLTVCYNFCVMSLCKYMPLLGLKNWVYRNLLGMKVGRGTAISPGTTMDFFFPELIEIGSDTIIGYNTLVLTHE from the coding sequence ATGAGAAACCTCGTGGAGCACCGCTCCTGCAAATTAAATTCCCTGGCGCAGTGGCACGTGGCAAAAAATCCACTGACAGTCTGCTACAATTTTTGCGTCATGAGCCTGTGCAAGTACATGCCTTTGCTTGGCTTGAAAAATTGGGTTTATCGGAACTTGCTTGGCATGAAGGTTGGGAGGGGAACTGCAATTTCCCCGGGCACCACAATGGACTTTTTTTTCCCGGAGCTTATTGAGATAGGCAGCGATACCATAATCGGGTACAACACACTTGTCCTTACTCATGAG